DNA from Quercus lobata isolate SW786 chromosome 1, ValleyOak3.0 Primary Assembly, whole genome shotgun sequence:
ATAATAGATTTTCTCCACGCTACTCGATACAAATAACACAACACCCAATGACATaacaaagtttaaaattttttgacattaattagtttttctaacatcaattaaattaattaattaagctaattaattttttttaactaaatatGCAATATCAGGCCTAATTTATACTATCAATTATAGCAAGACTTTgaagaataataatttaaaaaaaattaattaaagaaaaaaaaaaaacaacgagAAACTTATACCTGTGCTCTTCTTCAGTCCACGGGACACCTCTCCTCCTTTGCGTCTCTTTAGCCTTGGACCCAAAATCCACAGAACCCTCCGAATACTCAGAGCCCTGACCCACCGAGTTAAACTCATCCTCGTAACACGGCAACTCAACTCGGCCCGAGTCAATCTCCAGCAAGTCATGAACCAAAACCTCGTAATGTCGGCGCACTTCCAAGGGCGATTTTCCTAAGACCTGGGTGGCGATCTTTTCCCACCTGTCCTGCGTTCCCTCGGGAAAGACAACGATAGCTTCCTCGAAGAGCTTGTCCTGGACACGGGACCAGGACGAGGAATCGCCGATCGAACTCTGGTTGCTGATATTATGAGCAAGAGACATTATTACCGATAAAAGATAATATTGTTTGTTATAAAATCTTTGCGTTGTGTTGAGTTgggtcttttattttatttgtgtgtggGGTTGGTAAAGCTAAGTTGAACTAAACTAATAAGAATGACTGTTTTGGATTACGCCAACTTTTCGGCAATGACTAGGAAGTGATAAAAACACGTTCttggttttggaatttttataTCTTGCAAAGCTGCTTCGATTCAATGTAAGTTCTAAGTGGCTTACACGTGTATTTTGTGTGTCGGCGGAAAttgtttctttttgctttttaattattttttattcttattctcATACCAcaatcaaactttttatttagaatttttttctcaatgaatatttaaaaattgtttgaattttgttctttgaattttctttttgtcttatTAGCATTTGGTCAATACAAGAACTAATTTTTAATGTAAGCAGAGATGAATCGATATGctttatttgagaaaaagatGTTTGGCTTGTTGAACTAACTAATTTATGCGTGTCTTTGATCCTATGGCCAAAACTAGAGAGTGATTCCGCTGGTTCTTGACCAAAGTTGGTAATACTGATAGAGAATCTCAATTTACGGCGATAGCTGACACTCCAATGTCCATTGCAAACTCTATAGCCCTCCTTATTATTGCAACACTGCTATTACATTTTACTTGCCGACTCTTATTTTGCTTCACTTATATTGTGACTCATTGCCACTTCTATGAGTTATGACTTTTAATACCAACACAATCTTGCTCTTTTAAAATCAACCACTTGCACATTGACCTTGTATTGGGTGGTAGGAGGTGGTTGCCATGATCGATTTTGTGGCAATTCTCTTATTCTAGCACTTTGGTCCTAGCTTTAGGCAAAATCAAATTCCTTGAGAAGATTTTGGGATCATTGTGTCAGTTATTACGAGGTTCACTTCTTCATTCTTGATCGGTGCTCACTCCAATTGTACTATAAAGACTagggagaaaatgggcttttgcccttttttaaaaaaatattcagcAAAATGCCTTATATTtgaaactaattagggaaatgttcctattttgaaacttgtttttttcaaaatcgagtttcaaatgtATAACTCGATTTTTGAAACATCAAGATTCGAGTTATAGCGAACGTtgacttagaattttttattttttctggaacttgagttccagaaattttttttattttttatttattttttagttcactataactcgattgtccaaaaatcgagtttcaaaataggagtatttttctaaataatttcAGATACGAGGTATTTTGTtggatatttaaaaaaaaaaaaaaagaagagacaaAAGCCCATTTTTCTCCTAAAGAAcggactaaaaaaaaaaaaaaaaaaaaaaaacttttttttttcctaaataaatactttattgatcaagcaaaaaagaaagaaaaagacaacaGTTAAAAGTTCGATCCATCTCTATCCAAAACCTGAACAATACGAGGCGATAAGGAGGAGATGGGCACTGGCCTAGTCTAGAACAAAAAGGCAGCCCACTTGCTTTTCAGTCGGTGATTATCCAATATCCATTCCAGGAAAAAGGCAGAGCCAGGAGCTAAAGGGGTCAATTGCACCCCTAACCCAACCTAAGAAAACGAATGCACTTTAATTTGGCCTCCCTCAGCCTCCGTATCCCTAcaaaaccaattttatttgaccCTTAATTTAATGtaatattaaaaagtaattGTAAAGTcacatataaacataaaattgaaaacatatattACTTTATGATTGGATGctatacaaatttttaaaagcaATCAAGTTACAAAGAAAACCttcttctcaaaagaaaaaaaaattacgtagAAAACCTTTTTAGATATACTGTTATACTTTTTTGATACctcaacatttattattttctcaatttactttcataattaaattttactttcaaatttcttatatttagatttatttatattctctCTCTATGAGAGTTTAAACAATATAATCCTTACCTCGTATGACGATTTATTTTTCCCATgcattaataatagtaataataaacaaaaacaaaattttataatattgtctttttttcgtttcaatagaaataagggaacaaataaacaaaccactaaaaaataaaagttaaagaTACATTAATTAAAGTTCTTTCAATCCTCTcttttgttaagaaaaaaaatccatgagtgtatatgagaagaaaataactcagaaaagaaaggaaataaagaCAATGGAAGAAGTAAAAATGTGGAATATATTTACAAAGAATTAGAAAGGCAAAACAAGCAtgtatttttcttcaaatttggGTGGCTATCAAGTTCAAGTTCAATTTGGTAAAGTCTAGATATTAGTGTAATTTATACTAAGATAAATAAATGTattaagaatgaaaaagaatatatttgccaaaaaaaaaaaaatacacacacaaaaattttcaaaactgctAGTGTGACTGATTgttaataatactaaaaaaaacgATATTAACGATTATTCAGACAAGAATTAGTATAAACTTATTAACTTAATTgtcaggaaaaaaagaaaaagaaaaaaaagtaaaaacagaTATTGAATTTTCTGTGGGTGCTGTGTACCTAGTATTGCTCTTTttgtccaaacaaaaaaaaaaagagtcaaaatagTAACACCCACCCATATGGAAGAGCAGGTAGTGGGTTTAGACTCTAGTGGCGATTGGTGCACACGTGCATAGTGTGTTCACACTGGACACTGCTACACAGGCAAACGCAAAGTCACGCTGTCTGCTGACTCTGCTTCAAAATAGTCTTCTTGATtcactcactttttttttttttctctttcagtCTTGCCCCCCTCAACTTCAGTTATAGTACAGAACTCTGGGCTGCAAAAATGGcgaccaaaaaaggaaaaagcaaaGGTACACACGTCCTTTCTCTTTGTACTTCCAAATCTCAATGCATTGCCTTGTAACTTTTGACTTTTCTCTTAACTGTTAACTCTTTGCTTTTCAATACATTAGTTTCTCAGAATGAATGTGGTAATAAAAGAGACTTTGAATTGCTCAAAGCTCTGTATTTCCTTGAAACATatttatgatttctttttcttccataaaatatatatatatttttggtttggaACCAAAAAAAGAGTAAGAGAACAGAGATACTTGTTAAAACCATAAATGTTAGGCTAGTTTTAACGTTTTAGGGATTTGGTTGTTTTATATGCTATTGGATGTTGTTTTCCATATGTTAAAGAATgtgttcaattaaaaaaatattcccTTTGGGAAGCGCGTAGAAAATAACTCCTAACTCCATGCTCAGCGTCCTCGATGTAGCCGGGTGTACAGCTATGGCCCATTAAGATCCCTTAATCCCGCAGACCCGGACGGGTAGAGTGTCACTTTGGTCATGCCTAAGTGAAAGACGCTAATTCAGGTCCCTCTActcatttttcattcattaaaaaaaaaaaaaatcctttctaaatttggaaatttgattACCTGAACTAGTACACTTGCATTCATTGAATAACATGTTCTACACCACCATTGATTAGGTTCTCAACAAAAATGCAATTTGAATGAAAATGCATGTATTAAAAGTATTTGGATTGTAAGCAATGGGaattttccaatatttttgtcttAACGATAAATTTGTGTGTGAGAATAGTTTTAGTTGAGCCTTTTAGGGAGAAATAATGAATGGAAATGCACGTTTGGCTCTGCTGAATGATTCCTTGAATTGAATCACCTTTTGGTTCTTTGCTTCCTTGTATTACTAGAAGTGTCAAGAGATTATAGATATCCCAATACAAGGTAGATAATCCATAAAAATTTGTTACCTAATAAAATACTTTTTGTGTAAATAGCTATAGATTTCCCAATGCTAGGCTTGATAAATTCATGACACATAAGTGGTCTTGGTAGTGAACAGACCTGTGTAGTTGTGAAGTTAATTAAGGAGCTGCAGCCTGCAGACAGTCCTGTGGAAGAATTTGATAACACTGCTGAATGTGTAAGTGGAACTATGGTGAAATGCATGGTGTGGGATGCATATGAGTGCTGATACACGTGACACACCAGCCAAATGCTAAATTGTGTCAATGTAAGACTAGCTTGTGATTGGTTCTTAAAGTAGTGTAGAGGTGCTCAACTGTATCAACTAGGTGCTGGCATGGGGAGTATGTACACAAGGTTATGACATGTTTAAGTGATATTTCCCAAGCAGCAATTGATCATGAGCAAGAAGAGATTTTATTTTGGGAATTGCTGGAAGCTGCCATAGCTCAGTCTACAGAAATGTTGATAGTTTGTTTATCATAGGATGTGTTTTACTACATTTGATGGAGAAAGTATCAGAAGGGATTTAATATAAGCCACAGTGACACACGTAAACTCTGGTAATTTTTCTGTAACAAAATGGTTAATCTATAATGATGAATAATAATAGATGACAAATTACCAGTTGATATTGTATACATATTGCTATTTTGTAGCACAA
Protein-coding regions in this window:
- the LOC115978622 gene encoding transcription factor SRM1-like, which codes for MSLAHNISNQSSIGDSSSWSRVQDKLFEEAIVVFPEGTQDRWEKIATQVLGKSPLEVRRHYEVLVHDLLEIDSGRVELPCYEDEFNSVGQGSEYSEGSVDFGSKAKETQRRRGVPWTEEEHRLFLHGLQQFGKGDWRSISRKAVKSRTPTQVASHAQKYFLRQNSVKKERKKCSIHDITTVEEAANSVGLGQINDQIWEMGPAIHLYDQQSLEEHNKGFGFSF